A stretch of the Elephas maximus indicus isolate mEleMax1 chromosome 3, mEleMax1 primary haplotype, whole genome shotgun sequence genome encodes the following:
- the TMEM52 gene encoding transmembrane protein 52 isoform X2, giving the protein MALGEPVARGLLLLLALWPLPQVALGFADGSCDHSDQCPPQARWSSLWHVGLILLAVLLLLLCAVTASCVRFCCLRKRAQAQPHLPSPQQPCDLTVISVDSDSPVHSTVTSYSSVQYPLALRLPLPFWELDPDTEAPPAYSLYVLELPPSYDEAVKTAKPSHQEPAPSLRPNPLPGTPFSRASPLPGASGLEAAPVPQEPAPSAQHPQL; this is encoded by the exons ATGGCCCTGGGCGAGCCAGTGGCCCGCGGACTCCTGTTGCTCCTAGCTCTCTGGCCGCTGCCGCAG GTGGCGCTGGGCTTCGCGGACGGCAGCTGCGACCACTCGGACCA GTGCCCGCCCCAGGCCCGCTGGAGCAGCCTGTGGCACGTGGG GCTCATCCTGCTCGCAgtcctcctgctgctgctgtgcGCGGTCACGGCCAGCTGCGTTCGGTTCTGCTGCCTCCGGAAGCGGGCACAAGCCCAGCCACACCTGCCTTCACCACAGCAGCCCTGCGACCTAACGGTCATCTCTGTGGACAGTGACAGCCCCGTGCACAGCACGGTGACCT CCTACAGCTCCGTGCAATACCCACTGGCCTTGAGGCTGCCCCTGCCGTTCTGGGAGCTGGACCCTGACACCGAGGCCCCGCCTGCCTACAGCTTGTATGTCCTGGAACTGCCACCTTCTTATGATGAAGCGGTCAAGACAGCCAAGCCCAGCCACCAAGAGCCAGCCCCCTCCCTAAGGCCGAACCCCCTTCCCGGAACCCCCTTCTCAAGGGCCAGCCCCCTCCCTGGGGCCTCAGGCCTAGAGGCTGCTCCAGTGCCCCAGGAGCCAGCCCCTAGTGCCCAGCACCCCCAGCTGTAG
- the CALML6 gene encoding calmodulin-like protein 6, producing the protein MKPTERLTAEQIKEYKGVFEMFDEEGDGEVKTGELEQLMSSLGINPTKSELASVAKDVDKNNKAFFNCDGFLALMGIYHEKAKNQEGELRAAFRVFDKESKGYIDWNMLKYVLMNAGEPLNEVEAEQMMKEADKNRDGTIDYEEFVAMMTGESFKLVQ; encoded by the exons ATGAAGCCT ACGGAGCGATTGACAGCCGAACAGATTAAGGAGTACAAGGGGGTCTTCGAGATGTTCGACGAGGAGGGCGACGGGGAGGTGAAGACAGGAGAGCTGGAGCAGCTCATGAGCTCACTGGGCATCAACCCCACCAAGAGTGAGCTGGCCTCCGTGGCCAAGGACGTGGACAAAAACA ACAAAGCGTTTTTCAACTGTGACGGCTTCCTGGCGCTGATGGGCATTTACCATGAGAAAGCAAAGAACCAGGAGGGTGAGCTGAGGGCAGCCTTCCGAGTCTTTGACAAGGAGAGCAAGGGCTACATTGACTGGAACATGCTCAA GTACGTGCTCATGAATGCGGGTGagcccctcaatgaggtggaggcTGAGCAGATGATGAAGGAGGCTGACAAGAACAGGGATGGGACCATCGACTATGAGG AGTTTGTGGCCATGATGACTGGAGAGTCCTTCAAGCTGGTCCAGTAG
- the TMEM52 gene encoding transmembrane protein 52 isoform X1 encodes MALGEPVARGLLLLLALWPLPQVALGFADGSCDHSDQCRRPRRCPPQARWSSLWHVGLILLAVLLLLLCAVTASCVRFCCLRKRAQAQPHLPSPQQPCDLTVISVDSDSPVHSTVTSYSSVQYPLALRLPLPFWELDPDTEAPPAYSLYVLELPPSYDEAVKTAKPSHQEPAPSLRPNPLPGTPFSRASPLPGASGLEAAPVPQEPAPSAQHPQL; translated from the exons ATGGCCCTGGGCGAGCCAGTGGCCCGCGGACTCCTGTTGCTCCTAGCTCTCTGGCCGCTGCCGCAG GTGGCGCTGGGCTTCGCGGACGGCAGCTGCGACCACTCGGACCA GTGCCGCCGTCCCCGCAGGTGCCCGCCCCAGGCCCGCTGGAGCAGCCTGTGGCACGTGGG GCTCATCCTGCTCGCAgtcctcctgctgctgctgtgcGCGGTCACGGCCAGCTGCGTTCGGTTCTGCTGCCTCCGGAAGCGGGCACAAGCCCAGCCACACCTGCCTTCACCACAGCAGCCCTGCGACCTAACGGTCATCTCTGTGGACAGTGACAGCCCCGTGCACAGCACGGTGACCT CCTACAGCTCCGTGCAATACCCACTGGCCTTGAGGCTGCCCCTGCCGTTCTGGGAGCTGGACCCTGACACCGAGGCCCCGCCTGCCTACAGCTTGTATGTCCTGGAACTGCCACCTTCTTATGATGAAGCGGTCAAGACAGCCAAGCCCAGCCACCAAGAGCCAGCCCCCTCCCTAAGGCCGAACCCCCTTCCCGGAACCCCCTTCTCAAGGGCCAGCCCCCTCCCTGGGGCCTCAGGCCTAGAGGCTGCTCCAGTGCCCCAGGAGCCAGCCCCTAGTGCCCAGCACCCCCAGCTGTAG
- the TMEM52 gene encoding transmembrane protein 52 isoform X3: MALGEPVARGLLLLLALWPLPQVALGFADGSCDHSDQLILLAVLLLLLCAVTASCVRFCCLRKRAQAQPHLPSPQQPCDLTVISVDSDSPVHSTVTSYSSVQYPLALRLPLPFWELDPDTEAPPAYSLYVLELPPSYDEAVKTAKPSHQEPAPSLRPNPLPGTPFSRASPLPGASGLEAAPVPQEPAPSAQHPQL; the protein is encoded by the exons ATGGCCCTGGGCGAGCCAGTGGCCCGCGGACTCCTGTTGCTCCTAGCTCTCTGGCCGCTGCCGCAG GTGGCGCTGGGCTTCGCGGACGGCAGCTGCGACCACTCGGACCA GCTCATCCTGCTCGCAgtcctcctgctgctgctgtgcGCGGTCACGGCCAGCTGCGTTCGGTTCTGCTGCCTCCGGAAGCGGGCACAAGCCCAGCCACACCTGCCTTCACCACAGCAGCCCTGCGACCTAACGGTCATCTCTGTGGACAGTGACAGCCCCGTGCACAGCACGGTGACCT CCTACAGCTCCGTGCAATACCCACTGGCCTTGAGGCTGCCCCTGCCGTTCTGGGAGCTGGACCCTGACACCGAGGCCCCGCCTGCCTACAGCTTGTATGTCCTGGAACTGCCACCTTCTTATGATGAAGCGGTCAAGACAGCCAAGCCCAGCCACCAAGAGCCAGCCCCCTCCCTAAGGCCGAACCCCCTTCCCGGAACCCCCTTCTCAAGGGCCAGCCCCCTCCCTGGGGCCTCAGGCCTAGAGGCTGCTCCAGTGCCCCAGGAGCCAGCCCCTAGTGCCCAGCACCCCCAGCTGTAG